ATCATGCTCTCGTGCCACTGGTGAACCGTCTCCCTTGCCGATACCAATTAAATCAAATACAGGGTCATCTGCTCCTTTAGATGCAAGTTTTGAGAATTTATCAGTTATCATTTCTCTGATAATCCATGAGAGACTCTTTTTTGTTTTTCTTGATATTTCAAGAAGAATTTGGTACTGCCAGTCTTCAAGGGATATCTGTGTTCTATGCTTTGTGTTTTCCATGATTACCCACCCGTAATTACATTAGCTACATCATACATCATCTCGAGATA
The Nitrospirota bacterium genome window above contains:
- a CDS encoding CopG family transcriptional regulator; translation: MENTKHRTQISLEDWQYQILLEISRKTKKSLSWIIREMITDKFSKLASKGADDPVFDLIGIGKGDGSPVAREHDKYLYGKKK